A single window of Cottoperca gobio chromosome 9, fCotGob3.1, whole genome shotgun sequence DNA harbors:
- the LOC115014094 gene encoding drebrin-like protein A, with protein sequence MSSQTVNLDTYSLSLLTAKEDILNPRSSTNWAIFAYDGVTNKLKLADSGAGGVAELAGKFHISKPQYGLCKVGNVETGGPRTAMISWVGQNVDDFRRTECASHIPAIKNFFKEAHAFISAEKVEDVTEEKIRAELSKVQAHTPTQWVRRSSRSVDKEDLVGTNYRKTNAAMEMRLINRDSFWARAEREEEERKDEEKRRAAEERRRLERERVSKERRDAEERDRRMNEKLQMIEEQRRKQAEQEEQLHKKEKFKWEEQQREHVDDMRARLRRSESIEKAAEAAALVSQRSMNPREFFRQLSSSSSQSPTSPGSSRSGKPFRRYQRSLTDTAFIFSKAEDNTSSSPYSSPLVSPFSRAPPSPIYRATSPPTSPDFRPVTSPQRSRAPMSPPTSPLRPAPPVSALPSVPQTNNKVRAVVDPKPPSHTEPSAPPASPNLLASLSPSLVKNNPSQSHPEALPASPPNTPTQPEQSTFCFEPGVASQTPTAPISERPQPNTDLNTATHVHTELVSDIGYKVQAVLVEEDEDEEEDVEEHEEDKVETQPRPCAVNAEPVETEAEEQEEEEEEEEKKEEQKVEEDNEDALNEKGLKQEDAHALEDPVEMVQEEAVVEEDGEENDQSEDGQAPSEPAQFSKKEEESAVTDAEPICQLIKHETVVLSSNGITNGEGTKEQNGIERSLSPSDTELSSPELTGFYDLHGNAEEDDVIEDEEQMISENGQEVLAERQMCVRALYDYQAEDESEISFEPGDIIKDVETVDKAWWRGWSKDGRQGLFPANYVETI encoded by the exons GGCAATATTCGCATATGATGGCGTCACCAACAAGCTCAAACTGGCTGACTCAGGAG CGGGTGGTGTGGCAGAGCTGGCAGGGAAATTTCACATCTCCAAGCCTCAATACGGACTGTGCAAAGTGGGAAATGTGGAGACAGGAGGCCCAAGGACTGCTATGATCAGCTGG gtcGGCCAAAATGTGGATGACTTCCGAAGGACAGAATGTGCCAGCCACATTCCAGCCATCAAAAACTTTTTTAAG GAAGCACATGCTTTCATTAGTGCAGAGAAAGTGGAGGATGTGACAGAGGAGAAAATAAGAGCTGAGCTCAGCAAGGTCCAGGCCCACACTCCTACACAGTGGGTGAGAAGGAGCTCCAGGTCCGTGGATAAGGAGGACTTAGTG GGTACAAACTACAGAAAAACTAACGCTGCAATGGAGATGAGATTAATAAACAGAGACTCCTTCTGGGCACGTGCAGAG cgtgaagaagaagagaggaaagacgAGGAGAAGAGACGAGCAGCGGAGGAGAGACGCCGCCttgaaagagaaagagtttCAAAGGAGCGGAGGGatgcagaagagagagacagaagaatgAACGAGAAGCTTCAGATGATAGAGGAGCAGAG aagaaaacaggcagagCAAGAAGAACAGCTGCACAAAAAGGAGAAATTTAAATGG gaggagcagcagagggagcATGTGGATGATATGCGGGCTCGTCTAAGAAGGAGTGAGTCCATAGAGAAAGCAGCA GAGGCAGCAGCACTAGTGTCCCAGCGCTCCATGAACCCAAGGGAGTTCTTCAGGCagctgtcatcatcatcatcacaaagTCCCACCAGCCCTGGATCCTCCCGCTCTG GCAAACCCTTCAGACGATACCAGCGCAGCCTGACAGACACAGCCTTCATCTTCTCTAAAGCAGAAGACAACACGTCATCCTCCCCATACAGCTCACCCCTGGTCTCCCCGTTTTCCCGGGCTCCTCCCTCCCCCATCTACCGTGCCACGTCTCCCCCCACAAGCCCTGATTTCCGCCCTGTTACCTCTCCACAAAGGTCCAGAGCGCCCATGTCACCGCCTACATCACCTCTTCGCCCTGCCCCTCCTGTCTCTGCCCTACCCAGTGTTCCACAAACTAACAACAAAGTTCGGGCTGTTGTTGACCCCAAACCCCCATCACACACAGAACCTTCTGCACCTCCGGCTTCCCCTAATCTCTTGGCTTCCTTGTCCCCCAGTTTGGTAAAAAACAACCCCTCTCAGTCACATCCAGAGGCCCTGCCTGCCTCTCCCCCAAATACCCCGACCCAGCCAGAGCAATCAACTTTCTGCTTCGAGCCTGGTGTAGCTTCACAGACTCCAACAGCTCCTATTTCAGAGAGACCGCAGCCAAACACAG ACCTCAACACAGCCACTCATGTGCACACTGAGCTGGTCTCAGACATTGGCTACAAAGTACAGGCTGTACTggtggaggaggacgaggacgaggaagaggatgTGGAGGAGCACGAGGAAGATAAGGTTGAAACACAACCACGACCTTGCGCTGTCAACGCAGAACCGGTTGAGACTGAggcagaggagcaggaggaagaggaggaggaggaggaaaagaaagaggagcagaAAGTGGAGGAGGACAACGAGGACGCATTAAACGAGAAGGGATTAAAACAGGAAGATGCGCATGCACTGGAGGATCCAGTGGAGATGGTGCAGGAGGAAGCAGTGGTagaggaagatggagaggagaatGACCAATCAGAAGATGGACAGGCCCCCTCTGAGCCTGCTCAGTTTtcaaagaaagaggaagagtcAGCAGTCACTG ATGCCGAACCAATTTGCCAACTAATCAAACACGAGACTGTCGTCCTGTCATCCAATGGGATCACCAATGGAGAGGGCACAAAGGAACAGAATGGCATAG AGCGATCTTTGAGTCCATCTGACACAGAACTCAGCTCACCGGAGCTGACTGGGTTCTACGATCTCCATGGCAATGCAGAGGAGGATGACGTCATCGAGGATGAGGAACAGATGATCTCAGAAAATGGACAAGAG GTTTTAGCCGAGCGTCAAATGTGCGTCCGAGCTTTGTATGACTACCAAGCAG AGGACGAATCTGAGATCTCCTTTGAACCCGGTGACATCATCAAGGACGTGGAAACGGTGGACAAAGCCTGGTGGAGGGGATGGAGCAAAGATGGACGTCAAGGCTTGTTCCCTGCCAATTATGTGGAGACCATATAG